One genomic region from Cyanobium usitatum str. Tous encodes:
- a CDS encoding pyridoxal-phosphate-dependent aminotransferase family protein, giving the protein MVPLPVLPPVNSAHRRTLAPIATPDRLLLGPGPSNAHPTVLQALARMPIGHLDPLYVELMGEVQELLRYAWQTDNRLTIPMSGTGSAAMEASLANTIEPGDTVLVAVKGYFGLRLADMAGRYRANVVTIEKPWGEAFSLAELENAVATHRPKILAIVHAETSTGICQPMEGIGDLCRQHDCLLLLDTVTSLGAVPLYLDEWKVDLAYSCSQKGLSCPPGLGPFSMGPRAEAKMMARAGKVPNWYLDVTLLNQYWGSDRVYHHTAPVNMNFGMREALRLLAEEGLEAAWARHRSNAELLWAGLEGLGLELHAPAALRLPTLTTVRIPAGVDGKAFSQHLLTTHGIEVGGGLGALAGKVWRIGLMGYNSQPENVDRLLNLFETELPAFRAAVAPAAVAA; this is encoded by the coding sequence TTGGTTCCTCTGCCCGTGCTGCCACCAGTTAATTCAGCCCATCGCCGCACGCTGGCTCCCATAGCCACGCCGGATCGTCTGCTGCTCGGTCCTGGCCCCTCTAACGCCCATCCCACCGTGCTTCAGGCCCTGGCCCGAATGCCTATTGGGCACCTCGACCCCCTCTACGTCGAGCTGATGGGTGAGGTGCAGGAGCTGCTCCGCTACGCCTGGCAGACCGACAACCGCCTCACCATTCCAATGAGCGGCACCGGCAGTGCGGCCATGGAAGCCAGCCTGGCCAACACGATTGAGCCTGGAGACACCGTCTTGGTGGCCGTCAAGGGCTACTTCGGCCTGCGTCTGGCCGACATGGCCGGTCGCTACCGGGCCAATGTCGTGACGATCGAGAAGCCCTGGGGGGAAGCCTTCAGTCTGGCCGAACTCGAGAACGCCGTAGCCACCCATCGGCCCAAAATTCTGGCCATCGTCCACGCCGAAACATCCACCGGGATCTGCCAGCCCATGGAGGGCATCGGCGATCTCTGCCGTCAGCACGACTGCCTGCTCTTGCTTGATACCGTCACCTCCCTTGGAGCGGTACCCCTCTACCTCGATGAGTGGAAGGTGGATCTGGCCTACAGCTGCAGCCAGAAGGGCCTCAGCTGTCCTCCTGGACTTGGTCCTTTCAGCATGGGCCCGCGAGCCGAGGCAAAAATGATGGCCCGGGCGGGCAAGGTCCCCAACTGGTATCTGGACGTCACCCTGCTGAATCAGTACTGGGGCAGCGATCGGGTGTACCACCACACGGCGCCTGTAAATATGAATTTCGGCATGCGCGAAGCGCTGCGCCTGCTTGCCGAGGAAGGGCTGGAGGCAGCCTGGGCCCGCCACCGCAGCAATGCCGAGCTCCTATGGGCTGGTCTCGAAGGCCTCGGGCTGGAGCTGCATGCCCCGGCAGCCCTGCGCCTACCCACCCTCACCACAGTGCGCATCCCCGCTGGAGTTGATGGCAAAGCCTTCTCTCAGCACCTGCTCACCACGCATGGAATTGAGGTAGGTGGAGGCTTGGGTGCCCTGGCGGGCAAGGTTTGGCGGATCGGCCTGATGGGTTACAACAGCCAGCCTGAAAACGTCGACCGC
- a CDS encoding globin family protein, whose amino-acid sequence MRDAITGLIGRYDQLGRYLDRDAIDRISTYYSESSVRLAAVELINREAAAIVREASQRLWLADPELILPGGNAYTTRRLSACLRDMDYFLRYASYALIADDASILNERVLNGLDDTYKSLGVPSGPTVRSIALMADVVCEMLLDAGVASAAVVRAPFDHLCRGLGATNLRAR is encoded by the coding sequence ATGCGCGATGCCATCACTGGTCTGATTGGCCGTTATGACCAGCTCGGCCGCTACTTAGACCGCGATGCGATCGACCGCATCAGCACTTACTACTCCGAATCCAGCGTGCGCCTGGCTGCGGTGGAGCTGATCAACCGTGAGGCTGCAGCCATCGTGCGCGAGGCATCCCAGCGCCTCTGGCTTGCTGATCCCGAGCTGATCCTGCCCGGTGGCAACGCCTACACCACAAGGCGCCTTTCGGCTTGCCTGCGGGACATGGATTACTTCCTGCGTTACGCCAGCTATGCCCTGATCGCCGACGACGCATCGATCCTCAACGAGCGGGTGCTGAATGGTCTCGACGACACCTACAAGAGCCTTGGCGTGCCGAGCGGCCCCACCGTGCGCAGCATTGCCTTGATGGCTGATGTGGTCTGCGAGATGCTGCTCGACGCCGGTGTGGCATCCGCGGCAGTGGTTCGTGCCCCCTTTGACCATCTCTGCCGTGGTCTTGGTGCCACCAATCTGCGGGCCCGCTAG